A genomic region of Halomonas aestuarii contains the following coding sequences:
- the dinB gene encoding DNA polymerase IV: protein MSQLRKILHADCDCFFAAVEMRDDPSLRDIPIAIGGSRERRGVIATCNYPARAFGIHSAMPTARALRLCPHLTLLPGYFEKYREVSRQIQAVFHELTPLVEPLSLDEAFLDVTEVEGFRGSATWMARWIKEECHRRTGITVSVGAAPSKFLAKIASDWEKPDGLTVIPPERVDAFVRDLPVKKLHGVGPATGARLDALGIATCADLRELPIDRLLDEFGKFGRRLHELARGIDDRPVRIERERKSVSVETTFDRDLPDLESAATALAPLCAKLEDRLERHGRPPLAGLFVKVRFDDFSLTTLESRGLSPAPESYTRLLEQAWARARRPVRLLGVGVRLLPEDARQQLTLPL, encoded by the coding sequence ATGAGCCAACTTCGCAAGATCCTCCATGCCGACTGCGACTGCTTCTTCGCCGCCGTGGAGATGCGAGACGACCCCAGCCTGCGCGACATCCCGATCGCCATCGGCGGCTCGCGGGAACGCCGGGGCGTCATCGCCACCTGCAACTACCCCGCCCGGGCCTTCGGCATCCATTCGGCGATGCCCACCGCCCGTGCGCTGCGCCTCTGCCCTCACCTGACCCTGCTGCCCGGTTACTTCGAGAAGTATCGCGAGGTCTCGCGGCAGATCCAGGCGGTCTTCCATGAGCTCACCCCGCTGGTGGAGCCGCTGTCGCTGGACGAGGCCTTCCTGGACGTCACCGAGGTCGAGGGCTTTCGCGGCAGCGCGACCTGGATGGCCCGCTGGATCAAGGAGGAGTGCCATCGGCGCACCGGCATCACCGTCTCGGTGGGGGCAGCCCCATCCAAGTTCCTGGCCAAGATCGCCAGCGACTGGGAGAAGCCCGACGGCCTGACGGTGATACCCCCGGAGCGGGTCGACGCCTTCGTGCGAGACCTGCCGGTGAAGAAGCTTCACGGCGTGGGGCCGGCCACCGGCGCCAGGCTCGACGCCCTGGGCATCGCCACCTGTGCCGACCTGCGAGAGCTTCCCATCGACCGTCTGCTGGATGAATTCGGCAAGTTCGGGCGCCGGCTTCATGAGCTCGCCCGGGGGATCGATGACCGCCCGGTGCGCATCGAGCGGGAGCGCAAGTCGGTCAGCGTGGAGACCACCTTCGACCGCGACCTGCCCGACCTGGAAAGCGCCGCCACCGCCCTCGCACCCCTCTGCGCCAAGCTGGAGGACCGCCTCGAGCGCCATGGCCGCCCGCCGCTGGCCGGGCTCTTCGTCAAGGTGCGCTTCGACGACTTCAGCCTCACCACCCTGGAGAGCCGTGGCCTCTCCCCCGCCCCCGAGAGCTACACGCGACTGCTGGAGCAAGCCTGGGCCCGGGCTCGGCGTCCCGTGCGCCTGCTCGGCGTCGGCGTGCGCCTGCTTCCGGAAGATGCGCGCCAGCAGCTGACCCTGCCGCTGTAG
- the lexA gene encoding transcriptional repressor LexA, translated as MSRSLTARQQNVLDFIVKTMNELGYPPTRAEISRALGFKSANAAEEHLRALERKGAIKVIRGTSRGIRLPAQESEAVGEESQEETPQGLPIIGEVAAGSPILAAEHIDRYCPLPPEYFTPRADYLLRVRGLSMKDVGILEGDLLAVHRTERIRDGQIVVARLEDEVTVKRFHRQGHVVTLEAENPDFAPIEVDLRHDPLEIEGIGVGVIRGGNGQALG; from the coding sequence ATGAGCCGCTCCCTTACCGCCCGTCAGCAGAACGTGCTCGATTTCATCGTCAAGACCATGAACGAGCTGGGCTACCCGCCGACCCGCGCGGAGATCTCCCGGGCGCTGGGGTTCAAGTCGGCCAATGCCGCCGAGGAGCACCTGCGTGCCCTGGAGCGCAAGGGAGCCATCAAGGTCATCCGCGGCACCTCCCGGGGCATTCGCCTGCCCGCACAGGAATCAGAAGCGGTAGGCGAGGAATCGCAGGAAGAGACGCCCCAGGGCCTGCCCATCATCGGCGAGGTGGCCGCCGGCAGCCCGATCCTCGCCGCCGAGCATATCGACCGCTACTGCCCGCTGCCCCCGGAGTACTTCACTCCGCGCGCCGACTACCTGCTGCGGGTGCGGGGGCTCTCCATGAAGGACGTGGGCATCCTCGAGGGAGATCTCCTGGCGGTGCATCGCACCGAGCGGATCCGCGACGGCCAGATCGTGGTGGCCCGCCTGGAAGACGAGGTCACCGTCAAGCGCTTCCACCGCCAGGGCCATGTGGTCACCCTGGAGGCCGAGAACCCCGACTTCGCCCCCATCGAGGTGGACCTGCGCCATGATCCGCTGGAGATCGAGGGCATCGGCGTGGGTGTTATCCGTGGTGGTAACGGCCAGGCACTCGGTTGA
- a CDS encoding energy-coupling factor ABC transporter permease: MTIAEPVLAPWLLWLCGLVALVVVGLALSKRPWLALLDDHPLQHRWLAATVMVMLLWQLRAQAVDWLTLHLMFTALLTLIFKAPLALLSITAINVAMVLLGRVDWSLLGVNMLVTGVVPALVMGIVWRLVDRRLPDNLMVFLFVCGFFGSALATLAAGLAAVGLMALGASDAEALRQALEYARFLPLLMPSEAFITGMLMSILLVYHPGWVATFNDHRYIDTK, encoded by the coding sequence ATGACGATTGCCGAACCGGTGCTCGCGCCCTGGCTGCTCTGGCTCTGCGGCCTCGTCGCTCTGGTCGTCGTCGGCCTGGCGCTGAGCAAGCGTCCCTGGCTGGCGCTGCTAGACGACCATCCCCTGCAGCATCGCTGGCTGGCCGCCACCGTCATGGTGATGCTGCTCTGGCAGCTGCGCGCCCAGGCCGTGGACTGGCTGACCCTGCACCTGATGTTCACCGCGCTGCTGACGCTGATCTTCAAGGCGCCGCTGGCGCTGCTCTCGATCACCGCCATCAACGTCGCCATGGTGCTGCTGGGGCGTGTCGACTGGTCACTGCTGGGGGTGAACATGCTGGTCACCGGGGTGGTGCCGGCGCTGGTGATGGGCATCGTCTGGCGGCTGGTCGACCGTCGCCTGCCCGACAACCTGATGGTCTTCCTGTTCGTCTGCGGCTTCTTCGGCTCGGCGCTCGCCACCCTGGCCGCCGGCCTGGCCGCGGTGGGGCTGATGGCCCTGGGCGCCTCCGACGCCGAGGCCCTGCGCCAGGCCCTGGAGTACGCCCGCTTCCTGCCGCTGCTGATGCCGAGCGAGGCCTTCATCACCGGCATGCTGATGAGCATCCTGCTGGTCTACCATCCTGGCTGGGTCGCCACCTTCAACGACCATCGCTATATCGACACGAAATAG
- the purU gene encoding formyltetrahydrofolate deformylase, translating to MSHYYRLVVSCPDRLGIVARVSNFIAGHGGSITEASQHSDLEGGRFFMRYEILADSVGMPPKALREAFAPIADEFDMDWALTDTRQRRRVVLMVSRETHCLVDLLYRWTAGELDGDIAGVISNHEDMRGLVEWHGIPYHHVPVNPDDKATAFAEVQRLVDEARADCVVLARYMQIMPPELCRRFQGRMINIHHSFLPSFAGARPYHQAHQRGVKLIGATCHYVTEELDAGPIIEQDIHRVSHCHTPDDLVRFGRDVEKAVLARGLRWHLEDRVLIHGNKTVVFA from the coding sequence ATGTCACACTACTACCGCCTGGTGGTTTCCTGTCCCGACCGCCTGGGCATCGTCGCCAGGGTCTCCAACTTCATCGCCGGGCACGGCGGCTCCATCACCGAGGCGAGCCAGCACTCCGACCTGGAGGGCGGGCGCTTCTTCATGCGCTACGAGATCCTCGCCGACTCGGTGGGCATGCCGCCGAAGGCCCTGCGCGAGGCCTTCGCGCCCATCGCCGACGAGTTCGACATGGACTGGGCGCTCACCGACACCCGCCAGCGGCGTCGGGTGGTGCTGATGGTGTCGCGGGAGACCCACTGCCTGGTGGACCTGCTGTACCGTTGGACGGCCGGCGAGCTAGACGGTGACATCGCCGGCGTGATCTCCAACCACGAGGACATGCGCGGCCTTGTGGAGTGGCACGGCATTCCCTATCACCATGTGCCGGTGAATCCCGACGACAAGGCCACCGCCTTCGCCGAGGTGCAGCGGCTGGTGGACGAGGCGCGTGCCGACTGCGTGGTGCTGGCGCGCTACATGCAGATCATGCCGCCCGAGCTCTGCCGGCGCTTCCAGGGGCGGATGATCAACATCCACCACAGCTTCCTGCCCTCCTTCGCCGGGGCAAGGCCCTATCACCAGGCCCACCAGCGCGGGGTGAAGCTGATCGGTGCCACCTGCCACTACGTCACCGAGGAGCTCGATGCCGGGCCGATCATCGAGCAGGACATCCACCGGGTCAGCCACTGCCATACCCCCGACGACCTGGTGCGCTTCGGCCGCGACGTGGAGAAGGCCGTGCTGGCCCGCGGCCTGCGCTGGCACCTGGAGGATCGCGTGCTCATCCACGGCAACAAGACCGTGGTCTTCGCCTGA